The DNA segment TCAGTCTCTTTTCTATGTCTAAGTCCCTGTCTATGTTGGCCTGTGGGCATCTCCAGGCAGATACCGCATGGGTCTTACCCACATTCTTAGTGCTCAGCCTGAGAGAAGAGGCCTCTAAAAATTCTGATGAACAGCTAAATCTAATTTATATTTGCACCATACGTTACCATTTATGAGGCATTTTTACACCTGTTATATTTGGTTTTACTGACCTTGTCACCACCAAGGATATTCCTGTTATTTAATCCCATGGgcctttattttgaaaaagtacCCATCAAACAAATTCTGTTAATGTCATGCCAACTGCTAGCCAGAACTTCTGATTTATatgaaataagaatttttatcaCCATTCCCAGCACAGGATGTGAACACACAGTAAGTACCAAAGAAATGATTCCTGGATTGAATTCATTTATGGTTTCTTTAACCTTTCTAAAAGGTTGAAAATGTATTTCTCCCTTTTCCcgatgccttaaaaaaaaaacaaaacacacaactATGTCTTATATCTAAGCATTCCTGTCAGGACCTCATTGTCACAAAAGCTCCAAATCCTTATTTTATGAATAAGGAATCTGAGGTCTAGGGAGGGGAAAAGTCTTGCCACAGGCCACACACTTTACAGTATTCTTCCTGCAACTTGCTTCCACAGCAGCTTCCTCCACTAATATTCtgtgacctaaatgagaaaatgcaaatgCTTGAAATTCGGTATTCTTATTTcaaaccaaaatattttccttccttaaaaTGCCTACTCTCTGTAGCTCTACAACATAAATAGAACCCCTTTCCTGTAAGATGGACATTCCAGTAAGCTGAAGCCAATTCTTACGGCTCCCCTAAATTCTGTAGGGTATTATTCTTTGGATGAAAATGAATCATGAGCTCCCCGGAGGTGGCGCTGTTGGTCATTCTGCCTCTTGTGCCCCCCAGGAATCTCCGGTCGTGGACCTGAACGTGGGGGGTGAGTTCTATACCACCACCTTGGGCACCCTGAGGAAGTTCCCAGGCTCAAAGCTGGCAGAGATGTTCTCCAGCCCCGCCAAGGCCTGCCTGGATGCCGAGGGACGCTTCTTCATCGATCGCTGCGGCACCTACTTTGGACCCATCCTGGAATATCTGCGCAGTGGGCAGCTGCCCACCCAGCACATCCCGGAGGTGTACCTTGAGGCTCAGTACTACGAGATCAAGCCCTTGATCAAATACCTGGAGGACACGCCGCAGATCTTCGGCGAGCAGGTGGCGCGGAAGCAGTTCCTGCTGCAGGTGCCTGGATACAGCGAGAACCTGGAGCTCATGGTGCGCCTGGCGCGCGCCGAGGCGGTGGCGGCGCGCTGCTCCCGAGTCCTGGTGTGCCTGGTACGAAACGAAAAGGAGGACGCAAACTGCGCAGACGCCCTGCGCTCCCTGGAGGCGAACAAAAGGTCAGTGGTCAAATTCGGGCCTTGGAAGGCAGCCCTGGATATCAGTGACCTCCTGGACTGCCTGAACATGGACATTAAGGCCCAAGGGTACCAGGTATGCTATTCACACAACAGTCCGTTACCAGCCAAGGTCTCCGACTACTTCTATACATTCAGCTTCAGCTGGTGGTGATCCCCAGGGGCCGGGGCTCTTTGTTATGGGCTCTGGTGGGaagtatgaaattaaaagttgcctTTAAGtgtcatctttctttaaaaacaaaacaaaacaaaaacaaaaaacagaagttccctaatggtccagtggttaagaatccacctgcccaatgcaggggacgtgggtttgacccctggcctgggaatattccacatgctgcaaggcaactaagcctcTGGGCCAGAACTACTGAGTCCACCACTCCGGAGGTCTGCTCAGCAACCAGAGAAACCAGCCCAATGAGAAGTCTGCCCACGAAAGCTGGGGAGTAGCCCACCCCCCAGcttgccgcaaccagagaaagccagtgCACAATGAAGACACAGTAcagctaaaaacaaataaataaaatttaaacaaaaaaacaaatagacaTCAGAAATTTCCATGGTGGTCTAGTTGAGTTTTGCCACCAAATATTTGTTTCCCTCTTGAGGTTCTTTCCAtccatggcaactgactccactGTACTTGCCCACTGAGGTGCAACTGTTTCCTCTTTAAAGTCTCATGTACCTGCCAGACCCTTCCCTGAAGTCTAACAGCAATGTGGAGATGAGTTGGAATGTTTCAACCATGCTTTGGCTGGCTGGAGATGCGGGATGACAGCAGGAAAGTAATAGGATGTTGTTATGAATCTAGACAGTCAGACCTAAAAATGTAATCCATCCAGCCTCAGCTTGTGGTCCAGTCTTCTAGCCCTGGTGTCTGCCTTCATAAGGAAGATGCCACATTAGTACTCGAAGTCGATGCCGCTCAGATCTCTCCTGGGTGCTGTGAGTGTTGGCTGCTGAAACCTCACAAGTGTCCTCTTCTGTAGAACAGCAGTTCTCAATGTGTGGTTCCTAGACCAGCAGCACCCCCAATACCTGGGAAcatgttagaaatacagatttgCTAGTCCCTAcctcagatctactgaatcagaaactctggaagtCTGCCCAGCAGTCTGTTTTAACAAGTCCCCCAGGTAATTCTTATGCACCCTAATTTTGAGACCTGCTTTAGGAAAGAATTACCATCTCACTTGTGTGGAGGTTCAGAAGACTGATCCCTCACCTCAAGGAGGAACAGGTCTGATGCGGTTCCTATTTTAGAGCTCCTTGTGGGATCAGGCTGAAGTCAGCCTTTGCTGGACACCACATTCCTGTTTAGTGGTCTTCTttgactttgccctgcttcgctCACTacccacccccccccgcccccgcccttcACTTGAGAACACATCCTCACTAAACCACTTAAACAAGAGACTCTCTCAGGTTCTACTTCGTAACCAAAGACATTAGGTAACTTTAAGGAAGACACCTTCATCCTCTCCAAGTTCAGGTCTGGTGTAGATGGCCCCCATTTCCTACCTAGTTTGACTACCACGCATCCTGGGTTCCCTGGGACTGAAGGTAAAGTTTAACTGCCAAGCTGTAGGGAATTAACACTGAATCaggaaatttcaaatttaaacGTAAAATTTCTCAGAACATAGTTATTTTCAGTGAGCATTTTAATTCAGTAACTGCATctgcttgtatatattttttattctcaaaGTTTGTTccgcatttttctttcttttttttttttgcatttaatatgGCTGACAGTTTAAAGTAGAAAAATCCTAAATGTCTATTTGAACTTTATGTCATGATTCAATTCAACATTATTCATAAGGAGCCAAAAAACGTTCATACCCTTTGATCAGTAATTACACTTCTGAGATTTGATTCCAGAGAGACACTCTGCTCTATAAGATCTAACTAGGATTGCTTAAAATCTCACTTTTATGAATTATGGAAAGATCAATGTCCTCCCCAAGATTTCTGCACATTCCCAGAGGGCCTGTCTTCTTAAGGTCAGTTCTGGTTCTCTGCTCCTGCTAGATTCATTCAGCGTCGGGATCAACTAGATTTCTTAACCTGTTGTGCTGTTCTATACAATGCTTACCCAGAGTTAACACTCAAATCTTTTCCTGAATTTTTACAGATGCCACTTGCACCAGCTATTTGCTCACATAACAGGCAAATTAAAGGAAGGGAGTTTACCACACAGAAATGCAAACAACTTCAAATTTAATATTGGGCATATCTATTCTTAAAAGTGTCTTAATCACCCTATCACTAGAGGTTTTTCACTAGTAGATTTTGTTTCctactctttctttcctccctgttCCTGCcacgcttgtgtgtgtgtgtgtgtgtgtgtgtgtgtgtgtatgtgtgtgtgcgctcagtcatgtccaactctttgcaaccccatggactgcagcacaccaggcctccctgtccctcaccatctcccaaagtttgcccaaattcatgtctattgcattggtgatcccatccagccatcacatcctctgatgccctcttttccttctgccgtcaatctttcccagcatcagggactttgaaagcccaattaaaaaatgggcaaaggacccgaataaatg comes from the Odocoileus virginianus isolate 20LAN1187 ecotype Illinois chromosome 28, Ovbor_1.2, whole genome shotgun sequence genome and includes:
- the KCTD14 gene encoding BTB/POZ domain-containing protein KCTD14 isoform X1 gives rise to the protein MSFNTRRHASSRTLQTPGRLGPNPADSRKTGPEPDARRGDGRCSSGQQGALRGRPGPRLRPRQPLGPWAETHAFPRGGADLIPGRESPVVDLNVGGEFYTTTLGTLRKFPGSKLAEMFSSPAKACLDAEGRFFIDRCGTYFGPILEYLRSGQLPTQHIPEVYLEAQYYEIKPLIKYLEDTPQIFGEQVARKQFLLQVPGYSENLELMVRLARAEAVAARCSRVLVCLVRNEKEDANCADALRSLEANKRSVVKFGPWKAALDISDLLDCLNMDIKAQGYQVCYSHNSPLPAKVSDYFYTFSFSWW
- the KCTD14 gene encoding BTB/POZ domain-containing protein KCTD14 isoform X3, producing MSLTSAPDSRPSSRAAPPAGRRTESPVVDLNVGGEFYTTTLGTLRKFPGSKLAEMFSSPAKACLDAEGRFFIDRCGTYFGPILEYLRSGQLPTQHIPEVYLEAQYYEIKPLIKYLEDTPQIFGEQVARKQFLLQVPGYSENLELMVRLARAEAVAARCSRVLVCLVRNEKEDANCADALRSLEANKRSVVKFGPWKAALDISDLLDCLNMDIKAQGYQVCYSHNSPLPAKVSDYFYTFSFSWW
- the KCTD14 gene encoding BTB/POZ domain-containing protein KCTD14 isoform X2; the encoded protein is MRRLEPCRLQEDWARTLQTPGRLGPSQTRGGGTAAAAPDSRGRCGAGQDRGSARASLWVPGRKHTRFQEESPVVDLNVGGEFYTTTLGTLRKFPGSKLAEMFSSPAKACLDAEGRFFIDRCGTYFGPILEYLRSGQLPTQHIPEVYLEAQYYEIKPLIKYLEDTPQIFGEQVARKQFLLQVPGYSENLELMVRLARAEAVAARCSRVLVCLVRNEKEDANCADALRSLEANKRSVVKFGPWKAALDISDLLDCLNMDIKAQGYQVCYSHNSPLPAKVSDYFYTFSFSWW